The Macrobrachium nipponense isolate FS-2020 chromosome 1, ASM1510439v2, whole genome shotgun sequence genome includes a window with the following:
- the LOC135218690 gene encoding uncharacterized protein LOC135218690 has product MYKSSSTNQRHLRPKVMRKLATNFSNVMRVDLGVHVSRKPWSCCQGDGGNGENDDEYDEDNDDYGDEQDEDSDVDDGEEDEDADDYDSEEDEDAEDYDGEEDKDSDIYDGEEDEDADDYNGQ; this is encoded by the exons ATGTATAAGAGTTCCTCCACCAACCAGAGACATTTGAGA CCCAAAGTGATGAGGAAACTCGCAACAAACTTTAGCAATGTGATGCGAGTGGATTTAGGTGTTCATGTGTCCCGAAAGCCATGG AGCTGCTGCCAAGGGGACGGTGGTAATGGTGAGAATGATGATGAGTACGACGAAGATAATGATGATTATGGTGACGAACAAGACGAAGACAGTGATGTTGATGATGGTGAGGAAGACGAAGATGCTGATGATTATGATagtgaagaagacgaagatgctGAAGATTATGATGGGGAGGAAGACAAAGACAGTGATATTTATGATGGTGAGGAAGACGAAGATGCTGATGATTATAATGGTCAATAA